AAGCCCAAGAACGGGTACAACAACTGGTGCAACAAGGAGGCGATCGCGTGACTTTGAATATCACAGATAGCGATCGCTATGGACGCAAAATTGCCGAAGTCCGTTTACAAAATGGCACTTTTGTGCAGCAGATATTGTTAAAAGAAGGATTGGCAAAGGTATATCGTCCTTACTTAAACAAGTGTCCTAGCAAAGACTTAGTTCAACAGGCCGAAGCTGAAGCCAAGGAGCAACGTGTTGGGATTTGGAGTGACACTAAATTTGTTAATCCTTGGGAATATCGCAGCCTATCAAAAAAATAAAAACTCTGCCTGTTTCTAATTGAATGCACTACATTTTTTGGCATTGCATATTTGCGCGATGAATTAGCAACTTCCAAATTAAAAAACATTCAAAAATCTCATACAACAATCCTCTCTCTTCTTCATCTCTCTGTGCCCTCTGCGCCTCTGTGGTTTGTTTTCTTGGATAATTTATTTCTTGGAAATCTCTTAGCAACTTCCAAAATTACCCCTGCGCCCTGCCTGCCTCACTCCTCTTTCCAAGTTTGCAGTTGAAAATAAATTAATACCAGCGTCACTGCTAGTAACACCGTTGCTGCTGCTGCTGCATAACCAAAATCAAACTGACCAAAAGCCTCTTGATAAATGTAGTAAACCAGCAGATTAGTCGAATTCAGCGGCCCGCCGCCAGTCATGACAAAAACTTGCTCAAAACTCCGCAATGTAAAAATCGCGGTAGTAATGACTGCAAATATCACAGTAGGGCGCAATCCAGGTAGAGTAATATACCAAAATTGTTGCCAAGCATTTGCTCCATCCAAATCTGCTGCTTCATAACGGCTCGGAGGAATTGCTTGCAACCCGGCTAAAAAAACTACCATATTGAAACCGAGTTGTTTCCAAATACTCATTAAAATAATTACTGGCATTGCCCAAAATGTATCTCCTAGCCAGGGGATGGCTGGAATGCCAAAAAAATCTAAAAGTCCGTTAACTGGCCCTGATGTTTGAAAGAGCCAGCGAAATCCCAAACCGGCTGCCACAAGTGAAATAATCGAAGGTAAAAAGTATGCACTCCGCATAATGCCCCGCAAAGGAATAGAGCGGTTTAATAGCACTGCCAATCCCAAGGAAA
The Nostoc punctiforme PCC 73102 genome window above contains:
- a CDS encoding thermonuclease family protein; protein product: MEKLAKPVRFWLCATIIFVGLIGCDRFIGTSGEPVERVSDGDTIVVKDTNGKNFTVRFACVDAPEIAHSNKEKQSKRTSDRNQFIWGVKAQERVQQLVQQGGDRVTLNITDSDRYGRKIAEVRLQNGTFVQQILLKEGLAKVYRPYLNKCPSKDLVQQAEAEAKEQRVGIWSDTKFVNPWEYRSLSKK
- a CDS encoding carbohydrate ABC transporter permease; translation: MPKKIYTTKSWLDNDTVAAWTFLTPALSLLGVFIIWPIAYLFYLSFTAGSFTLKGTYWIGLKNYWRLLLNPDFWQVIGNTFYFTVATIIPSLVISLGLAVLLNRSIPLRGIMRSAYFLPSIISLVAAGLGFRWLFQTSGPVNGLLDFFGIPAIPWLGDTFWAMPVIILMSIWKQLGFNMVVFLAGLQAIPPSRYEAADLDGANAWQQFWYITLPGLRPTVIFAVITTAIFTLRSFEQVFVMTGGGPLNSTNLLVYYIYQEAFGQFDFGYAAAAATVLLAVTLVLIYFQLQTWKEE